In Oryza sativa Japonica Group chromosome 11, ASM3414082v1, the following are encoded in one genomic region:
- the LOC136354014 gene encoding E3 ubiquitin-protein ligase RSL1-like — protein sequence MDTKEKRVNIETDESYTVTFHCAICMEYKPMNSRFHCEGCPHYFCFKCVLDHISYRVLGGDAHVCCPEPGCTIGELTYEKWYKHVRGDVRKAWESANLRDSAMLKRCGSCGKFLEGVTLDGMEGGRDDCLDPLHTLAIAKGWRPCPRCGIFIELTGGCSIVTCRCGCLFCYACAKIPPERETTVL from the exons ATGGATACCAAGGAAAAGAGGGTTAATATTGAAACCGATGAATCTTATACAGTGACATTCCACTGTGCCATATGCATGGAATACAAGCCTATGAATAGTCGCTTCCATTGCGAAGGTTGCCCCCACTATTTCTGCTTCAAATGTGTTTTAGATCATATTAGTTACCGTGTATTGGGTGGTGATGCCCATGTTTGCTGCCCTGAGCCAGGATGTACTATTGGTGAGCTTACCTACGAGAAGTGGTACAAGCATGTCAGGGGTGATGTGCGCAAAGCTTGGGAATCTGCAAACCTAAGGGATTCTGCTATGCTAAAAAGGTGTGGAAGTTGTGGAAAATTTTTGGAAGGGGTCACTTTGGACGGGATGGAGGGTGGTAGGGATGATTGCCTTGATCCGCTGCATACCCTGGCAATTGCAAAAGGTTGGCGGCCATGCCCTCGATGTGGCATATTCATTGAGTTGACTGGGGGATGCAGCATTGTCACTTGCCG GTGCGGCTGTCTATTCTGCTATGCCTGTGCGAAGATACCACCGGAGAGGGAAACCACTGTTCTGTAA